The Vanessa cardui chromosome 9, ilVanCard2.1, whole genome shotgun sequence genome has a window encoding:
- the LOC124532486 gene encoding cytochrome b5-related protein-like — protein sequence MAPKETDWVEEAHERAAQKKTHVSFPQLKYPSLRDEGLRDPLQWLTGKALDDGAEDLWRIHDKLYDFTTFMKKHPGGSEWLELTKGTDITEAFESHHINPTTEKMLNKFYIRDAKTPRNSPFTFHEDGFYKSLKRAVHEELKKIPKEASVTADRITDGLFATLLCSSSLACWVENYFIATFWYIIASVSLALLTVTCHNFIHRRTNWRMYLFNLSMWSYRDFRVSHVISHHLYTNTLMDLEISSLEPFLFYNPREDKPLYARFGFITEYFLFPFLFLLTFTKRFLSIFLRKGFFKAHYRWHDAIGFLLPLCMWFTSGSAFLHVLYTWLWINCTGSLIFYLIAVNAAHHHPDALKDGDQPKSETPDWGVHQVEALLDRKDINGNTFAVMTLFGDHALHHMFPTLDHSILKYLHPIFIEFSEKYEANYRASTQFELVIGQIKETMRTEFKTVDKRPLYLK from the exons ATGGCTCCAAAAGAAACCGACTGGGTGGAAGAGGCTCACGAGCGTGCAGCCCAGAAGAAAACTCACGTTAGTTTTCCTCAACTCAAGTATCCTTCCTTAAGGGATGAAGGTCTAAGAGATCCTTTGCAATGGCTCACCGGAAAAGCATTGGATGACGGTGCGGAAGATCTATGGCGAATACATGACAAGCTTTATGATTTTACAACTTTTATGAAGAAACATCCTGGTGGCTCAGAGTGGTTGGAATTGACGAAG ggTACTGATATAACAGAAGCTTTCGAGTCTCATCATATAAACCCGACAACCGAGAAGAtgctaaataaattttatataagggACGCAAAAACACCACGGAATTCACCCTTCACTTTCCACGAAGACGGTTTTTATAAAAGTCTGAAAAGAGCAGTTCACGAAGAACTAAAGAAAATACCAAAGGAGGCATCCGTTACGGCGGACAGAATAACTGATGGACTGTTTGCAACACTTCTGTGTAGCTCCTCTTTAGCGTGTTGGgtcgaaaattattttatagcgaCGTTTTGGTACATAATTGCATCTGTGAGCCTTGCACTTTTAACAGTGACTtgtcataattttattcatcGCAGAACAAACTGGCGAATGTATCTATTTAATTTGAGTATGTGGTCTTACAG AGATTTCCGAGTATCTCATGTGATTTCGCATCATctgtatacaaatacattaatgGACTTAGAAATAAGCTCACTCGAACCATTCCTTTTTTATAATCCGAGGGAAGATAAACCATTATATGCTAGATTTGGATTTATTACGGAATACTTTTTATTCCCTTTCTTATTTCTGCTGACCTTCACTAAGag ATTTCTAAGCATATTCCTACGGAAAGGGTTTTTCAAGGCGCATTACCGCTGGCACGATGCCATTGGCTTTTTGTTACCGTTATGCATGTGGTTCACAAGTGGCAGCGCTTTCCTCCATGTACTTTACACGTGGCTTTGGATCAATTGCACTGGAAGTCTTATTTTTTACCTCATCGCTGTTAATGCCGCACATCACCATCCAGATGCTTTGAAGGATGGCGACCAACCTAA AAGCGAAACTCCAGACTGGGGTGTACATCAAGTAGAGGCACTACTTGATCGAAAGGATATTAATGGAAACACATTTGCTGTTATGACACTCTTCGGGGACCATGCATTACATCACATGTTTCCGACACTAGATCACTCGATTCTCAAATATTTACACCCGATTTTTATAGAATTCTCAGAAAAATATGAAGCAAACTACAGGGCGTCAACACAATTCGAATTAGTCATTGGACAGATTAAAGAAACAATGCGAACCGAGTTCAAAACAGTTGATAAGAGGCCATtgtatctaaaataa